Sequence from the Tenrec ecaudatus isolate mTenEca1 chromosome 6, mTenEca1.hap1, whole genome shotgun sequence genome:
AGGGTTAACTGCTGTCGTTGCATTTTTATGGAAAGCACGGGCTGGCTCCCTTTGCATGTTGCTGCATATaaacctgttttgtttttctcagaggAGGAAGCTGGCGATCTCTTTGATGACCTGCCACCAGTACCGGTAAGGCACAAGGTTCCAACCCAGCAGATTCTTCAGCCTGAGGACTTCTCAGTGACGGTGGGATCACAGAATCAGCCCAGAAAACCAAGACCAACAACAGGAGCCTACAAAGAAGGGAGTGTAGAAATCTCTCCGATGACCAACTTTGTAGACTGCCCAGAATCCAACAGTGAAACTGAGGAAGAACTGGACAGTATGGCTTCATCTCAGGGGGCTGTGGACCCTGTAACACCCCACCCGATAAGGTCTGAAGTGGATGCGCCACAGTGGGACGTGTTCtttaaaagaaatgatgacattgCAGATGATGGTTCAGAAAACTTCCCATCTTCTGCAGATGCCGGGGCATCTCAGTCACCAAGGCTTTTCAGCGACTCTGATGGGGAATCAACCCACATCTCTTCCCAGACTTCTTCTCAGTCAACACACATATCAGAACAAGGAAGTCAAGGCTGGGACAGCCAATCAGACACAGTTTTGTTATCGTCCCAAGAGAGAAACTGTAGTGATTTTACTTCCTTACACAAAAGTGGCCACAGACCAAGAATCAAAGAGAATGTTCCGGCACCCCAGATAGAACAAAATTACCAAAAGGATGCTTGCTCTGATGTGAAAAGCAGAGCTCATGATGCAAATATAGTTCCTGAGGTTGGCGAGCCAACTGCTGGAAGTAGTGAGAAACACGGCACTAAGGCAGACTCTCAGAGCTCCTCAGATTTTGAAATCCCCTCAACTCCAGAGGCCGAGCTCCCCCCACAAGAACACTTACAGTATTTATATGAGAAACTGGCCACAGGTGAGAGTATCCGAGTTGGACGTAACAAGAAGGCTCACTCTTAGGTATTCAGGAATTAAAATCACTTCATTTCTAGAGGCACCACCAAAAAAACCCCTAGCCAGAGAGCTACTAGTCAAAACTGCACCAGCTAAATTAAGACAGAACAGTGACTGAGGAAAACCAGGAAAGGGAgacacagaggaacacaaagtgggatgaaaatttaaaaaaaatgacagaacTAAATCCTAGCTTCCCCATCAACTGCATTCAATGAAAATGGTCAAAGTGGACAAATAAAAAGGCAGATTGTGAGAATGAAATTCAAAATTAAACCAACTATGTGTGCTGCCTATAAGAGATTTAATTCCAATGATATAAGTAGTTTgaaataaaaaatggaaaaaatatataccatGCAAACATGAATTAAAAGAAAGcagccaagtcaattccaactcagcaaccctacaTACAgatgctttacaggagcagacagccttatatttcgctcagagaagctggtgggtttgaaccgctgatgatgaggttagcagcccaatgcttactagTGGAGCCACCAGAATTTCATCTGCCAGACTAGCTGTATTATCAAATAAATAACCTAATGATAAAAGGTCAGTTCATTGGGAgttgtcggacagggaaagatatgacaaaataataatttttatattatcaagggctcatgagcgaggggggaacagggagggagggaaaaaaaaaaaagaggagctgatgccaagggcttaagtggagagcaagtgttttgagaatgatgagggcaatgaatgtacagatgtgctttacacaactgatgtttgtatggactgtgataagagttgtatagcccctaataaaacgtttaaaaaaaaaagtcagttcACCAAGAAAACAATTATCTTAAATATGCATATCTAACAACTGCTTCAAAATATATGAAGCAAAGCAAAGATAAGCAACTGAAAGGCGAATGAGGGATATGTACAATTAATAGTTGGAGACTTCAGTATATCTCagaaatatagaaaaataatcCCACTACAATTGGCACAACCTGACCTTTATAGAATACTCCACCCAGAAAAGGAACTGCTGCCCCAAATGACgacgtgcttggctgctaactgaaaggttagtagtttgaactcacctatggctccgtggaagaaagacctaaTGATTTGTTCTGGTAGACTACGGTAAGGAAACCCCACGAGGCACTGCTCTCTTCCATGGGCTGGCTATGGGTTCGAATCGGTCCGATGACACCTTAcaagaaccaccaccaccaccaccacctagtaACAGCAGAATACAtggttttcacatgcacatggaaCATTCCCTGAGAATGAATAAATTTAGATCGATTTCACTACATCGATGAGTCTATAGAAAAATCAGCGCATTTATCTCACACGATGTTACATATCTTAAGCCGAGTGAATAGTAGTCAAATTAAATTCGTCAAACTCCTTAAGAATTAAATTGCTAAAGTATGTGTGGACTCATCTTCCTTAGTCCATCAATAGTGGGCTCATGCTTTTGTATTATTTTGTATGAGACTTTAATACTTTGACTAGTAAAATATTCATGGACATTTTGACATGCTATTTCATAGATTAAGAAAATAGTAGATATTTCACTTAAAACAAGTTTAAACAGTCACTAAAGCATAATTTATAGATCAGTTAAACTAACACTTAATAACATTCGCACAAAAATAAGTATTGGACCCACAAAACcaaaaactcattgctatcatgttaattccaactcacagcaaatctataagacagagtagatttgcccttgtgggtttccaagactcattctttacaggagtataaagtctcatctttctccctccgcgAGGCTACTGGttttaaactgcagaccttgaggttatcagctCCAAATGTAACCCTCTAGGCCAACAGGGTTCCAGTTAGACCCAGGTGTAGGCTTCTAAGAGTTAAAATTCATGAGGCAGTCAAGTGGGTGTTCAGTGCAGACCCAGAAAGCCAGCTCTCACTTCTTCAAATGGGAGTGTTCCATTCAGTTGCTGAAAGCAGGGCAGATGAGGCTTTGCCCATCGATGTCTGGGGATAGTGAGGGTACAAACTAAACAGTGTCACACTGTAAGAAACAGACACAAGAATGATGGGAAGCacgaggggtgtgaggggagatgctgggagagtggagggtgagtgggttggaaagggggaactgattacaaggatccacatgtgacctcctccctgggagatggacggcagagaagggggggggggagggagactccagatagggcaagatatgacaaaataacaataaaaattatcaagggctcatgagggagggggcagtggggagagagggaaaaaaaaagaggacctgatgcaaaggtggagagcagatgctttgagaaggattagggcaaagaatgtacggatgtgctttatacaactgatgtatgtgtatgtatggattgtgataagagttgtatgagtccctaataaaatgtaaaaaaagaaaaagaaagaatgaggGGAGCAATTGACATGTTTAATCTGGATTAAAACCGAGAGAGAGGTGGAGAAGCCTGCTTTTTTCATTTCTAATTGGTCTTGGAAGAACACACAATTTAGAAGTTGTCTTTGCCCTAAATCATACTCCGTTTTAGCAATGTGAATAACAAAGACTAGCATGAAAATAAGGTGCCAGGGGGGCAAAGGAAGAACAAATACAgggatttccccccccccttcaaaATCCTAACCTCATCAGTAAAAGAATGATCACTTTTCTAGCTCAGCTGCTCATGTACATTTATGtcctgaaattttatttttaaaatatgtgacaATACATGGGGATGGACTGTAGTTATAGCCACTCCATTTTCTCTGCCTCCTGAGAGTAGCTACACAAACTCAAAAGGAGTCAGAACATCACTGGAACAAGTAGGGAGTAGAAGTAATTGGTTTGATACCTAGCCACAACTACAACAACCTATTAATGAAACCCAGAGACTTTTCATTGTTTATTTACAGCTCCACAAATTATACTTGGTTATCAAAATCATTGCATCAAATATATTCAAAGGCATATGTAACACTTCAGAATATTTTATATTTAGCATTTTGTAGTCATGCCACCAATTTATTACACACTACCACCATGATTGTTTTATGAGAGCCTGCCatctggtacataaacatactTGCTGGCTGGGTACATTACAGGGATATGCGCACCAAAACACACGATTCCCAGATACTTTAGTCATCACGGCTAATGTTTGTATGTGGAGGTCACTCCGTTTGACGAACAATGCATTAACTCACTGAGTCCTCCCCTCACAATCCTTGGAGGTAGTTACATTTATTATACCCATTTCAAAGATTAGCTTATGGTACACAGCTAGTCGGGGCGAAACAAGGATTCGGACAGTCAATTTAGCCCTTGAGTCTGCTCTTAACCACTAAGACGATAAAAAAATCAACTCTGTCATCAAttgacactgactcatagcgaccctgtgagtttccgagactatttCCAGGCATAGAAAGtcctgtttttctcctgaggagcagctggtagtttcaaactgatgacctagaggttaacagcccaacttgtaaccacactgccaccagggctcctaatactATAGTACCATAAAATGGTCAGGATGAATTGTAGTGACTTCCATTTTCTGCTTCAAAAGtaaatggaaagggaagaaactcTGTGGCCAGGTACATTTGTCTTAGAGAAGAGTCCCAGGACTTAAATGCTTGTTTAAACTATTTGAAGCGTCCATGTTTTTCGAAAGTCACCCTGTTAACTGCTGACAAGTCCCCTAGCAAACGTCCAATGACAGGAAGATGATAGGAGGAGTAGACAGAATGTGCCGAGTGAGAATCCAGCCCAGATCACCTTCATAGAGCCTGCACTGGtgaaccaccaccaccttcaggaTGGTTTTCTGCCTACTAGCTGGGTGAcagacaagtctgttttggaattgactccatagcagtgggttaTGTCTGTTTCCTTGGTTGAAAATTTGGGATGATAACAGCAACCTGTTAAAGGCCTAAGACTTGTTCAACAAATGTTGGCTGAGTTCTAGAATCCCTTTGAAATTACAAAGCAGCACTTTAGTGACAAGATATTTAAGTATGTAGTGACTGATGACACTTTAAAATTTTCAGATATATTCATCCACAttatcctaataaaatataaaattctaTACCTTCAACATTCAAATACATGAACCATGACAACAGTAAGCTTTCTTAAAAAGAAAGTCACACTGAAACAGTAACACTGAAAGGATGTGCATACAAGCCTTTGGTGAATCCCAACAGCAGGTAGTCAGTACTTTTACATCAGTATTTTCCCACTCGTTCTTGTAGCCTTACTAGAAATGATAGCAAAATAGTTAGAAACAGTGAGCTAACACATACAAAATCGAACATCAAATGCCAAACTAAATTTATTTTGCTAAAGAGAAATGGTTCAGCtataagataaaaacaaaaagcacagTCTATCTGTGCACCCATGGGGAAAAACCCTGAGATGACCAGTTGTATATCACAACTCCTTTAAAAAGACACTGAAAACAATGGCATTGACATAATTTGTACAATGACTTCATGTTTTAAACTTATCTAAATTTTACCCTTGAATATCTGCTCTACATTTGAAAGCacaaatcctgacaacttcagaTAAGCGTTTACGTCTTGGCATAAAAGCGGACTGCTCTTCAcagctgtgtgtgtgcgcgcgcagttTCTATTCCTTTACTGCTTAGGTCCATTCAGCTCTTTAGTAACCCCGGCCAGCAAACATACTTGAAATCGCAAAGCCCCGTTAAACTTATATTAAGGACAGAACAGGCTTACTGAAGATAGCCATTTTTCCTTTGTCTTTCAGTTTCATACGTTTTAATCAAGTAGACAAGAACAAACAGGACAGGAAAACCCTGACTTTCTAAAGCGAATATTAGATTACATCCTTCAAACTGCGAAAGTCATAATTTAAAGGGAGCTTGCCAACTGGGTGCCACCTATAAGCTTGTGACCCTTTGTGAGTGCTGATACCACATCATTAATTTTTCataaagaaaatatcagaaatggctttaaaaaaatctgttttgccTTCAGACATTCTGCAAATGTTGGCTGGCAGATACTAGAGGCTCCAAACATGTTTTATCtacaagaggaaagttatgtgataACAATGTAACGAATAAACTCTAACTTCTTCCCGAGAAGTTAGATTAGGAATTAAGATATTTGAAGTGCTAAATTTTTTTGTCAGTTCACCAGGCCTATATTTGACGCCACTAAACCATAAGGATGAGGCTAGGTAAAACTGAATTAGGAATACTGCAATTAAATTTATCTGCTGCATTTATTTGCTTATTGGACACCatgatttaaaatctcagaatcAGGAGacaaaaacactttttttttttaactgattgAGGCTTtatacaatgtaaaaaaaaaccaaaaaaaaaaaaaaaaaaaccaccccaaatCAGAACCTAATAGATCCCATTTAAATCTATGTCATTCAATTAAAAATCTCATAATTCAGGCACACAAAAAGCTACTTTGGGCCAACCCAAGTTTAGCTCTGTTACAGTTAAAAAATTCATGTATAAAGCTATCAGTTCTAAATatagattattttaaaaagaagcatcCGTAGAAAAAAAAGTCTACCAGAGTTGTAATGTTAGTGCATCGTCTGTAAACTTATCACTGCGTACAGTTGTTCACAGGGGTctcttgtagtgtttagatcagaAGTCCTCAATCTGGAGACCTAAATGTTTTAGAGGTACTCTTAAAATGCTCCATTTCCTCCACAACACCCActtggttctttaaaaaaaataaaaaatcacacTGGCCATGTGTTCTGGAGTTTTAGAGGCACTTTCAGAGGCTTCACCTATAGGGTATAAAAGTCTTTTAAGAACCACTGGATCAGACCACATACTCCTCCCACAAAGGTATTCATAGTTTCAAAGTAGGAAATCACGCTGTAACTAattttttacatttaatttttgtATCACTCAGATGCCAGTGTTTTAATGATAAAAGtaaaaaatagaatataaaacTTGGTGTCACCTAGTTGTCTCAAATACAGGTACAGCAAGTATTAAGTAGGTAAGTAGGAATGACAATATATCAAATGTAGAATTTATATATTTGTCCAAATTTAAGTAAGCCATTTCTCCAAGGTATTTGACAAAACGAACGCTTGACTTTAGCAATCGTTACATACCAGTTCTGCATTTACCATCCGCTGAAAGAGACATTTTTCTAAGTACAAACTTAAGTATGTGTCTGTTGATCTGTAAATAGGTTTCTTCTGTGTTTGGCATCCAACAATATGTACATTTCAAGTAAGTTCATGTTTGACAGTCCTGTGTCCCTCCCCAGAAGCCTTGGCAATGCATTTAGCTCGTTTTGAAACATGGAATTTGAATGATAAATTACATAGAAATAATCTTGAGAGTATGAAAAATATACCCAAAATGTCTGTCTGAACTGTTAAAACAGTAGGGGAAaacaaagacaacaacaaaaatcctaaaATGATCATCAGTTCAGTTGAGGTAACCTCGGCAAGTCAGAGCCCCACATTTACACACGGTTCTGATCCTCTTTTTGGATGGGCTGTAGTCGATAGAATCTGAAGATATATCTCCCGAACCTGTAtacaaagaaaaagggaaaataatTTCTCTTGACATAGTCAGCTTTATGCATTCAAGATTATAGAGTAAGTTAACTCCTAAAAAAAGGTCACTTTCCTCTGTGTATATAAAGAGAGAAAGAGTGTCAGTAGTCCTGGTAGCCtgtttgctaactgaaagattgatggttcaaaccctacCCCGGGCAGCTGTGAGGGATGAAGACTGAGATGTGCCAAAAGACGACAGCCAGAAAACCCTACGGGGCTGTTTTAACCCATCCCATGGTGCTTTGGGAGCTGATAATCAACTCTACAAGAGCCAAGAACCGTaatatagagaaacaaatgcacacatTCAGAACCACATTATTATGAACCGGGAGAAGTGTGGACCAGTAAAAGGTGAAGTGTATTCTTTTAGcccatacaagggggcttcaaaatgttcctggGGACTAGAATTGAGAGCTAATGCGATGTTTCCTTGAATCCCCTGAAGTCCCTCGCTGTTTGTCAGAATGGATTTCTGAATGATGAAACTTACTGGGAAAAATCTCATCTTCAATCACTGAGTTCTTTACACATATAATGCAAGGTCAGCAAGTAACATGAAAAGATGATCGTTCTCAGAAAACTATTCATCAACATAAAAGAAACAGGAATAGGTATCCTATTCAAGCATCCAATTCAGGAGTGATTACATGTTCATTCTTTGAATATGCACCTCTTAGtgtttgcatttcatttttaaagatatAATTAGTTATGAGAAAGGGTAGTGTAACCAATAAGCTTCCAAATGGAAACTGACAAAAGTCTGGAAGCAGCCCAATGAGGAAGAGTGTCAAAAGCCCGCCAGGCCGGGATGTCGGTCACTAGCTACTTTCTTGAGTCAGAAGACCCCTGTTTAGCCTCAATATTCTCAACTCGAACATTAGTTTGAATCGGGCAATCTAGTCTTTCTATGCTGATTAGACTCGATACTAAAACTTTATTTGAAAAACCATACCTTTCATCTGATAATCAAAAGTCAGCTCTTCTCCAGCTTTTATGGTTCTTGTGGAAAATAATGCAATTCGAGGAAGTCGAGTATCGAGGTTATCAATAAAAACATTGAACACTTGAAGATTTGGGTCACACTAAAAAGGAACAATAGAGCCCATTTAGGTAATAATCATATGAATGAGTTATTAGATCCTCTAATTTCTGAGCGTAGTAGTTTTTAGAGTTCTGCTGGAAACTAAGTTGCTTACTCACAGATCTTGGACGTTTTCACACTTAAAAacaatattttgcttatagaaAAACTCAGGCTTAGAAGTAGCTCAAACATCAGAGATCTCCATGTATGCAGGATGTAGCTTTCACAATGATTCCCATTTTGTCAATTCTATTTTATCTAGTCCTTCTTATTCTGCATGCAAATCGGAGGAAACACATCATCTTAACCTGTAAATACTTCAGTAAGGCAGACTAGAACTAGAATAATTCTACTTATGACTTCAAATCAGCTACAGAAATCCAATTTGATACTCAGCAGAGAATCACTGCTTTAGCTTTAATTTGAAATGGCTTGGTATGTCTTTAATTTTACACTAAACTATGGCATATGCAAGAAGTGACAGCCAGTGAATCTTAAGAAATCAGAATAACTAATTGACCCTTGACTAGATCTAATTTTCAAGAGTATCTCAAATTTATCATTAAACAAATTTCTGCAAGATGTAACTAAATCAGAAAACTAACAAAGGCTTGAGAAGATCCCTGACATTTAACTATGAGGAGACTGTAAAAATCGGGAGAAAAATacaataatggaatttccccaaaatgtttaaaaggcccctTTGTACTAATTATAAAGTTTCTTGATAAGAGGCCCATCAAAAGTTCCTTACGATTTACTCTCTTACTATTGTCTGCTATATAGCTTACTCTCTGATAAATGTTTCTAATTTATTCAATAGAGATCTTGTCACCCTCGTAAGTCTAATGTTCTATGAATATGCCTGGCACTTAGaagatataattattatttttgaaataatGTGTGCAGAGTACACGATTTGGGTGAAAGATTCTAGATTTAAAATTTCAATTGTATCCCAAATTTCCTTTCAAACATGACTAAGATTCATATTTAGTTTAGGAAATGAGCCCTAAATACTCCAAATATAAATTCTTATATATAAAAATGTTGAcatgggcatcaaagaacaaaaaaaatcatatcattgtgtgtccaccttcctgatatgatcgctgaagacaaatgtgtgcataagcaaaggtagtgaagaaagctgatggtgctcgcctatcaaaaaatatagtgtctggggtcttaaaggcttgaaggtaaacaagcggccatctagctcacaagcaacaaagcccacatggaagcacaccagcctgtgtgaccacaaggtgtcgaagggatcagttatcaggcatcaaagaacaaaaaaaaacattgtaaatgagggtgagtgtagaatggagactcaaagcccatctgtaggcaactggacaccccttacagaagagtcgctgggaggagaagagccagtcagtgtgcagtgtagcaacaatgaaacatactttcctctagttcttaaatgctacctccccgctactaccatgatcccaattctaccttacaaatctggctagaccagaggatgtacactggtacagataggaactggaaacataaggaatccaagacagatgactcctcaggaccagtggtgagagtggtgatacctggaaggagggtggagggaaggtgggatggaaagggggacccgatcataaggatctacattataacctcctccctgggggatggacaacagaaaagtggatgaagggagatgtcagacattgtaagatatgacaaagtaataatttataaatgatcaagggtttatgagaaaGGCGGGGgattgaggagggagggggaaaatgaggagctgataccaagggcttaagtggagaacaaaaaaaaatttttttttttttttgcacacatGGGGCTTCTCCCCTGAATGTATCCTCTGGTgtcaagagcaaatgttttgagaatgatgagggcaacgaatgtacaaatgtgcttgacacaattgttgtattgactgtgataagagttatatgagtccccaataaaatgattttagaaaaaagTTGACAAGCTTAAATTTGAAGAATTATACATCCTAAAATTTAGCTGAGTAACTTCCGTAAGACAGCTCTAAAGTTGTGATTCTTAAAATTCTCACCATTACACTCTTCTGCTCATTAATTTTGTCCTGATATAAGATTTACCATCTAAGGTGTTGGAAAGCTTACATGAAGTAACAAATGTAAAGTCTTGCAAAATGCTTGGTGTGTGGTAAGCATCTTcgtatttgctttttaaaataagcaataaTACCATGATTTAAAGGATGTAGTCTTCACTTTAAAATACAATGGAAATTTGAAGCACTTTTAAAGGGTAACTAGTTTGAAGATAATTATTCTTCATACTATCGAGATCATTCCAAGCAGTATTAAATTTGATTTTAGTTTTGTTGATACTTTAAGTATTTCTTACACTGTGATTCACAAAATGAGATATATTTCCATATCGAGTTGCATCCACTGTAAATTCATCAGATTCATAGTCTAAATCAAAGAGATACGTGATTCCTTTGTTGTCATAGAACTGGCCCCGTCTTTCAGCTTCTTCACTTGTGATTACCTGAAAGAAAAAACTACAGTATATAAGGTATTTGGATATTGCTAAATGGATGAAACATTCCTCTGTAAATATGCAAAGCAACGGAAGACCAACAAACTTGGCAGACAACATGCCAAAGCTTCCTCAGGTATCAATGCCTATGAGTGTTAAATAGGAGATTCAACTGTTACCATCAAAACACCCATTCACACAACTATTCTAGAAAAGTTAGTTGGCAAGAGGTAGGACAGTGAATGGAGGAGAAATGATGGGGCACAAAaatgacaacttaaaaaaaatgacaaCTTTTCAAACAGGATTTGAGACAGCCCAATAGACAAGCTAAACCATTTCACGGCTGTCATTACAATTTATTAAGATGTTCAAAGAGCCAGACAGCTATAGATCTATAGGACATAATTAAATGCAAAATTAAATTTACATGTCACAGCTGAATCTTCACTCAGGACAAGGCAGTTTGGTGTGAGTAAAAAACACGGACTGGATTTTGGGTTTGGAAGCTTGACTGTAAACTTTTACCACGAGACCTTGGGCAAGTTGCCTGATTCTCTGAGCCTGTGTCCTCATCTATAATAATGAAATGCTAGTATTACGTCACAGAGAGTTGAAAAGGTCAATGAGTGACATCTGAATTGCTTGGGACAGTAACACAGCAAATACTATTTATATACAgttatataaatataggcatagttAATTAATTTTTATCTATTTGTAAGGCTATTTAGAGACTGCTTTTCATGATTTACCATATCTGAGCCATTAGGATAGAGCTTAGATTTTCTGGTGAatccaaaaattttttaaaaaatacttgctTATGAAGCATTGATCAACTCTACATTATCTTTTGTGTTGACAGAAAACTTAGTTTCGTCAACTATAATCGACTATTTGGTCAAATGGAGGAGGAAATTACAACTCAGAAGTTTCAATGAGAGCATCTTTTTAGATCTGTGTTTTAGTGACCCCACTTTAAAATACACAAATGCCAGTTTCACTGACTACAAAGGAATGTTTGCTAACATACAGATCCATTTCATCATCATAGCTACTTTTTTGCTCATGTACTAGTTTATGTTTTTAACTATGCCAGTGCTCTTCTCACAGACTTGCAAATGTATTTCCACATGACTGCATATAGAAAAACCTATCATAACATCAAAAATGTTACTGGTGCAAACaggttacttttaaaaaatgcaaatttTATATGCACACAATTTGCTATGTGATGGGCTGGACATACCTCTCCAACATATTCCATGACAAAACTCATTCTTTTAATCTTCACCAGTGTTTTTACACCCCAGCCACAGCCATTGCTAGTTCGAAATATGCAAAGAGAATGCTGGGTGCCTTTCTGTACAACCCTATTTGGACAGTCCGGCCCGCACTGACACCTTGAGTTGCATTCATAGATCGGGGTGCCAGGGGGTATTTTAATCTGTTGGTTTTTATTGTATGCCAAGAGAACTCCAGCTTCAGCAGGACAACATTTCTCACAGAAACAATCTGTGCACGAACACCCAAAGGTAACTTCGTTAACTAAACTGATTCCAGGAGCTGGTTTGTATTCATTAATGTAGTAGAAGTCCGAAGGCGGGCCCTCTAAGTCAGTGTTATTCTCCACAACTATCAGTCCTGTATGATTCTTCCTTCTGTTGAGCTCATCTTGCCACCTGTGCAGAGCTATCCTTTGTTTAGCCTTCTTTACAACGTATTCAGCAATGGCAGGTTCCAACGCCTCATTATTGTCTT
This genomic interval carries:
- the SUV39H2 gene encoding histone-lysine N-methyltransferase SUV39H2 isoform X1; its protein translation is MAAAGAESRGAWCVPCLVSLDTLQEFCRKEKLTCKSIGITKRNLNNYEVEYLCDYKVVKDMEYYLVKWKGWPDSTNTWEPLQNLKCPLLLQQFSNDKHDFLSQGKKGKAITLKDNNEALEPAIAEYVVKKAKQRIALHRWQDELNRRKNHTGLIVVENNTDLEGPPSDFYYINEYKPAPGISLVNEVTFGCSCTDCFCEKCCPAEAGVLLAYNKNQQIKIPPGTPIYECNSRCQCGPDCPNRVVQKGTQHSLCIFRTSNGCGWGVKTLVKIKRMSFVMEYVGEVITSEEAERRGQFYDNKGITYLFDLDYESDEFTVDATRYGNISHFVNHSCDPNLQVFNVFIDNLDTRLPRIALFSTRTIKAGEELTFDYQMKGSGDISSDSIDYSPSKKRIRTVCKCGALTCRGYLN
- the SUV39H2 gene encoding histone-lysine N-methyltransferase SUV39H2 isoform X2: MEYYLVKWKGWPDSTNTWEPLQNLKCPLLLQQFSNDKHDFLSQGKKGKAITLKDNNEALEPAIAEYVVKKAKQRIALHRWQDELNRRKNHTGLIVVENNTDLEGPPSDFYYINEYKPAPGISLVNEVTFGCSCTDCFCEKCCPAEAGVLLAYNKNQQIKIPPGTPIYECNSRCQCGPDCPNRVVQKGTQHSLCIFRTSNGCGWGVKTLVKIKRMSFVMEYVGEVITSEEAERRGQFYDNKGITYLFDLDYESDEFTVDATRYGNISHFVNHSCDPNLQVFNVFIDNLDTRLPRIALFSTRTIKAGEELTFDYQMKGSGDISSDSIDYSPSKKRIRTVCKCGALTCRGYLN
- the SUV39H2 gene encoding histone-lysine N-methyltransferase SUV39H2 isoform X3, translating into MAAAGAESRGAWCVPCLVSLDTLQEFCRKEKLTCKSIGITKRNLNNYEVEYLCDYKVVKVITSEEAERRGQFYDNKGITYLFDLDYESDEFTVDATRYGNISHFVNHSCDPNLQVFNVFIDNLDTRLPRIALFSTRTIKAGEELTFDYQMKGSGDISSDSIDYSPSKKRIRTVCKCGALTCRGYLN